Proteins from a single region of Thermococcus sp. EP1:
- a CDS encoding DHH family phosphoesterase, producing the protein MLIIHHWDTDGITSAALLIRALNLEEFRNLTPPIGEFRFDERIKRAIEEAEKIYVLDLSLPHEVEGIEKEIMFIDHHIQPRIKNSRVKQINPALEGDEAPSASFVVSQYFNIWNAWSALGVIGDIGGKAFKIPKVEELLEMEGITKEEALRLVSLIDSNYVTMDRESVEKALKVLLENPIKDLLTYEPWVKKAEAIEEAVQDALSKAEVKDGIAFMTFKSPFNIISKVARKAVWEIGYEGAVVVNEDFHGKAQIYFRVSSKMAEKINMAQVISELKGKGFNAGGKREVLGCVCERDRIEEALGIINAHLR; encoded by the coding sequence ATGTTGATAATCCATCACTGGGACACGGATGGTATAACTTCAGCGGCTTTGCTCATTAGGGCCCTTAACCTAGAGGAATTCAGGAATCTAACTCCACCCATCGGAGAGTTCCGCTTTGATGAGAGGATCAAAAGGGCCATTGAAGAGGCTGAAAAGATCTACGTCCTCGACCTGAGCCTTCCCCATGAGGTTGAGGGCATTGAGAAGGAAATCATGTTCATAGACCACCACATCCAGCCAAGAATCAAAAATTCGAGGGTGAAGCAGATAAACCCAGCCCTTGAGGGTGATGAGGCCCCCTCGGCCTCTTTCGTTGTTTCTCAATATTTTAACATCTGGAATGCATGGAGCGCTTTAGGGGTCATTGGAGATATAGGTGGGAAGGCCTTTAAGATCCCGAAGGTTGAAGAGCTTTTGGAAATGGAGGGAATAACAAAGGAGGAAGCCCTAAGACTGGTTAGTCTCATAGATTCAAATTATGTAACCATGGATAGAGAAAGTGTGGAAAAGGCCCTCAAAGTGCTCCTCGAAAACCCGATAAAGGATCTTCTGACCTATGAACCCTGGGTCAAGAAAGCGGAGGCGATAGAAGAAGCTGTGCAGGATGCCCTCTCAAAGGCCGAGGTTAAGGATGGGATTGCTTTCATGACTTTCAAGAGTCCCTTCAACATAATCTCCAAGGTGGCCAGAAAAGCAGTTTGGGAGATTGGCTATGAAGGAGCGGTGGTGGTTAATGAAGACTTCCATGGAAAGGCCCAGATTTACTTTAGAGTCTCCTCCAAGATGGCTGAGAAAATCAACATGGCCCAAGTGATATCCGAGCTTAAGGGCAAAGGGTTCAATGCTGGAGGTAAAAGAGAGGTTTTGGGTTGTGTATGTGAGAGGGATAGGATTGAGGAGGCTTTGGGTATAATTAACGCTCATCTGAGGTGA
- the sat gene encoding sulfate adenylyltransferase, with amino-acid sequence MVSKPHGGKLIRRIAASKTRERILSEQHEYPRVQIDHGRAIDLENIAHGVYSPLKGFLTRDDFESVLDHMRLSDDTPWTIPIVLDVEEPTFEEGDAILLYYEDLPIARMHVEEIYTYDKEYFAEKVFKTTDKAHPGVSKVYSMGNYLVGGEIELLNELPNPFAKYTLRPIETRVLFKERGWKTIVAFQTRNVPHTGHEYVQKAALTFVDGLFINPVLGKKKKGDYKDDVIIKAYEVLFEHYYPKNAAALATVRYEMRYAGPREAIHHAIMRKNFGATHFIVGRDHAGVGDYYGPYEAWDLFDEFPDLGITPMFIREAFYCKRCGGMVNAKICPHDGEFHTKISGTKLRKMIMNGEQPPEYLMRPEVYEVIRNFDNPFVE; translated from the coding sequence ATGGTTTCTAAGCCCCACGGAGGAAAATTGATTAGGAGAATAGCTGCCTCAAAGACAAGAGAGAGGATTTTGAGTGAGCAGCATGAGTATCCAAGGGTTCAAATTGATCATGGAAGGGCTATTGACCTTGAAAACATAGCCCATGGTGTTTATTCTCCGTTAAAAGGATTTTTAACGAGAGATGATTTTGAGAGTGTTTTAGACCACATGCGCCTCAGTGATGACACTCCATGGACAATTCCAATAGTTCTTGATGTTGAAGAGCCCACATTTGAAGAGGGGGATGCGATACTCCTCTATTACGAAGATCTGCCGATAGCGAGAATGCACGTCGAGGAGATATACACCTATGATAAGGAATACTTTGCGGAGAAGGTATTCAAAACCACGGATAAGGCCCATCCAGGAGTTTCAAAGGTTTATTCAATGGGCAATTATTTAGTCGGTGGAGAGATAGAGCTCTTGAATGAACTCCCAAATCCCTTTGCCAAGTATACCTTAAGGCCCATCGAGACGAGAGTTCTCTTTAAGGAGAGGGGATGGAAGACGATAGTTGCCTTTCAGACAAGAAACGTTCCGCACACTGGCCATGAGTATGTGCAAAAGGCTGCCTTGACTTTTGTTGATGGTCTTTTCATAAACCCGGTTCTTGGAAAGAAGAAAAAGGGCGACTATAAGGATGATGTCATAATCAAAGCTTATGAAGTTCTTTTTGAGCACTACTACCCGAAAAATGCGGCGGCCCTTGCCACAGTGAGGTATGAAATGCGCTATGCAGGGCCTAGAGAGGCAATCCACCATGCAATAATGAGGAAGAATTTTGGTGCAACCCACTTCATAGTTGGAAGAGATCACGCAGGTGTGGGAGATTATTACGGGCCTTATGAGGCATGGGACCTCTTCGATGAGTTCCCTGACCTTGGAATAACTCCAATGTTCATCAGGGAAGCCTTTTATTGTAAAAGATGCGGGGGAATGGTAAACGCCAAGATATGCCCGCACGATGGCGAGTTCCACACAAAGATAAGTGGCACAAAGCTCAGGAAGATGATAATGAACGGTGAACAGCCGCCTGAGTACTTGATGAGGCCCGAGGTGTATGAGGTCATAAGGAACTTCGACAATCCCTTTGTAGAGTGA
- a CDS encoding ribbon-helix-helix domain-containing protein has product MGDEERKYTTVSIPKPLYEKIKKRIEGTGFTSVSDYVTYVLREVLASLEEEEKEEVFSEEEEEKVKERLRALGYLD; this is encoded by the coding sequence ATGGGGGATGAGGAGAGAAAATACACAACCGTTTCTATACCAAAGCCTCTTTACGAGAAGATAAAGAAAAGAATTGAGGGAACAGGCTTCACTTCAGTTTCAGACTACGTGACCTACGTTTTGAGAGAGGTTTTGGCAAGTCTTGAGGAAGAGGAAAAGGAAGAGGTCTTCAGCGAAGAGGAAGAGGAGAAGGTTAAAGAGAGACTCCGTGCTTTAGGATATCTCGACTGA
- a CDS encoding UDP-N-acetylglucosamine 3-dehydrogenase, whose amino-acid sequence MLRVGVVGVGNMGRHHARIYSELSKEGKVEFVGVADANLERAKEVASQFKTKAFGDYRELVEKVDAVSIAVPTSLHRQVALEFIENGVSVLVEKPIAESIESAQEIIRAAKKNNVTLMVGHVERFNPGVLKLKEILDENLIGKVVTLTAKRVGPLPPQIKDVGVIIDLAVHDIDVMSFLLERNVRKVYARAGSAKNPLELEDYAIIMLNFENATGVVETNWLTPHKVRTLSVVGTEGIAELNYITQKLILYNHEWVKEAKVQFKEPLRNELEHFVECVKKKEKPLVNGEEGLHALMVAIKALESANKDEAIDVEFT is encoded by the coding sequence ATGCTCCGCGTCGGTGTTGTTGGTGTTGGAAACATGGGGAGACATCATGCAAGGATTTATTCTGAGTTGTCTAAGGAAGGAAAGGTAGAATTTGTTGGGGTGGCTGATGCTAACTTAGAGAGGGCTAAAGAAGTCGCTTCTCAATTTAAAACAAAGGCTTTTGGAGATTACAGGGAACTGGTAGAGAAAGTTGATGCAGTGAGCATTGCAGTTCCAACTTCTCTTCACAGGCAGGTTGCTTTGGAGTTTATTGAAAACGGTGTAAGTGTTTTGGTGGAGAAACCCATAGCCGAAAGCATTGAGAGCGCTCAAGAAATAATAAGGGCAGCAAAGAAGAATAATGTCACCTTAATGGTTGGACATGTGGAAAGGTTTAATCCCGGTGTTCTGAAGTTGAAAGAGATTTTGGATGAGAATTTAATCGGAAAAGTGGTTACCCTCACTGCCAAGCGTGTTGGCCCCTTGCCTCCACAGATCAAGGATGTTGGTGTGATAATAGATTTAGCGGTTCACGATATTGATGTCATGAGCTTTTTACTTGAGAGAAATGTGAGGAAAGTTTACGCTAGGGCTGGGAGTGCAAAGAACCCCCTTGAACTTGAGGATTATGCGATAATAATGCTTAATTTTGAAAACGCCACGGGAGTTGTGGAGACCAACTGGCTTACTCCCCATAAGGTTAGAACCCTTAGCGTGGTTGGGACCGAGGGCATAGCGGAATTGAATTACATAACCCAGAAGCTCATCTTATACAATCATGAGTGGGTTAAAGAGGCGAAAGTGCAGTTTAAAGAGCCTCTGAGGAATGAGCTTGAGCATTTCGTTGAGTGTGTTAAAAAGAAAGAGAAACCATTGGTAAATGGAGAAGAGGGGCTTCATGCTCTGATGGTTGCTATAAAGGCTTTAGAAAGTGCCAATAAGGATGAAGCAATAGACGTGGAGTTCACATAA
- a CDS encoding DegT/DnrJ/EryC1/StrS aminotransferase family protein, giving the protein MRNIPIARPLIGEEEINAVVEVLKSGMLAHGKEVEAFEREFADYLGAKYGIAVTNGTAALDIALKAIEIGPGDEVITTPFTFIASANSILFQGAKPVFADIDPKTYNLDPNEVLEKITDKTKAIVVVHLYGQPADMKAFKEIAEDYKLYLIEDCAQAHGAEFEGQKVGTFGDIAAFSFYPTKNMTTGEGGMIITNDEELARRAELIRNHGQADKYFHVELGYNLRMTNIAAAIGRGQLKKLDGWNEKRIENARLLTEGISKIDGLTPPYVDPRVKHVFHQYVIRVEEEFPLSREDLMAKLREKGIGSAVHYPSPVHQQPFYQKLGYPKDICPNAIEASKKVLSLPVHPAVSEEDIDYIIKTLEELSS; this is encoded by the coding sequence ATGAGAAATATTCCAATTGCCAGACCTTTAATTGGAGAAGAAGAGATTAATGCCGTTGTTGAGGTTTTGAAAAGCGGAATGCTTGCCCATGGAAAAGAAGTTGAAGCCTTTGAAAGAGAGTTTGCAGATTATTTGGGGGCAAAGTACGGGATAGCAGTTACTAATGGCACTGCAGCTTTGGATATTGCCCTAAAAGCTATTGAAATCGGCCCGGGGGATGAGGTTATAACCACTCCCTTCACGTTCATTGCATCGGCCAATTCAATACTCTTCCAAGGAGCAAAACCTGTTTTTGCTGACATTGATCCAAAGACTTACAACCTTGACCCAAACGAGGTTCTAGAAAAAATAACAGACAAAACCAAGGCTATAGTGGTTGTCCATCTCTATGGTCAGCCCGCGGACATGAAAGCCTTCAAGGAAATTGCCGAAGATTACAAGCTTTATTTAATTGAAGACTGTGCTCAGGCCCATGGTGCAGAATTTGAAGGACAGAAAGTTGGAACCTTTGGAGATATTGCAGCCTTCAGCTTCTACCCAACCAAGAACATGACCACCGGCGAGGGGGGAATGATAATAACAAACGATGAAGAGCTCGCGAGGAGGGCCGAGCTGATAAGAAACCATGGACAAGCTGATAAGTACTTCCATGTTGAACTTGGCTATAACCTGAGGATGACCAACATTGCGGCTGCTATTGGAAGAGGCCAGCTCAAAAAGCTCGATGGATGGAATGAGAAGAGAATTGAGAATGCAAGGCTTTTAACTGAGGGAATAAGCAAGATTGATGGATTAACTCCACCCTACGTTGATCCAAGAGTCAAACACGTATTTCATCAATATGTGATTAGAGTGGAGGAAGAGTTTCCGTTAAGCAGAGAGGACCTTATGGCAAAATTGAGGGAAAAAGGAATCGGAAGTGCTGTACATTACCCGAGTCCTGTTCACCAGCAGCCTTTCTATCAAAAGCTTGGCTATCCAAAAGACATCTGTCCAAATGCCATTGAAGCCTCAAAGAAAGTGCTGAGCTTACCGGTGCACCCGGCTGTTAGTGAGGAGGACATTGATTATATAATAAAAACGCTCGAAGAGCTTTCCTCTTAA
- a CDS encoding acyltransferase — MGQKYFVHPLAVVEENVEIGEGTRIWHFAHIRKGAKIGKNCNIGKDVYIDVGVEIGNNVKIQNGVSVYHGVKVEDDVFLGPHMTFTNDLYPRAFNEDWEVVPTLVKKGASIGAHATIVCGVIIGEYAMIGAGAVVTKDVPPFGLVFGNPARLKGFVCYCGRKLKEKIGEDESNIMFKCSHCGREVKIRKEDYERYLKEKNL; from the coding sequence ATGGGTCAAAAGTATTTCGTTCATCCCCTAGCTGTTGTTGAGGAGAATGTTGAGATTGGAGAAGGAACCAGAATATGGCACTTCGCTCACATAAGAAAGGGGGCTAAAATAGGGAAAAACTGCAACATTGGGAAGGACGTGTACATTGACGTGGGAGTTGAGATAGGTAACAACGTTAAAATCCAGAATGGGGTAAGTGTTTATCATGGTGTTAAGGTTGAAGATGATGTTTTCCTCGGCCCGCACATGACCTTCACCAATGACCTCTATCCTAGGGCGTTCAACGAGGACTGGGAAGTGGTGCCAACCCTCGTAAAGAAGGGCGCAAGCATAGGCGCACATGCAACAATAGTCTGCGGGGTAATAATTGGTGAATACGCCATGATAGGTGCTGGGGCTGTTGTTACCAAAGACGTTCCACCATTCGGGCTGGTATTTGGGAATCCAGCTAGACTTAAGGGCTTCGTCTGCTACTGCGGAAGAAAATTAAAGGAAAAAATCGGTGAAGATGAGAGTAATATCATGTTCAAATGCTCCCACTGTGGGAGAGAAGTGAAAATAAGAAAAGAAGATTATGAGCGTTATCTAAAGGAGAAAAACTTGTGA
- a CDS encoding glycosyltransferase family 4 protein: MPMDTTADLIIFSQAFPPEKGGNASRMGDLYKYLTKFGVKITVISAIETYPFGSFPRELKLSKREGDIIRLFTYQPKEDASNIERALYYTLFPIFASIWLILNKKSTDVILITSPPPQMYIVALIGKILKKKVIVDIRDLFLDVSVSLGFIKRGSIVERVFRFLESKALQTANAITLVTPKIRRQLVEEYGIDPAKCYVVPNGVDLETFKCEKPKRKPQMVYTGYFGHAQDFDTFLEAYALVDEKDRIPLILAGSGENLKETLEKAEKLGLSKWVSYIGMLSRKEVVNLLCSSTIGVAPIKADESLKYAIPSKIYEYLACGLPFVGVGIGEIERVAKESQAGCVGKTPKEVAKCIKKLLSSNPQKMRIYGLRYVSQYSREASARKFLHVLDLVREQHEKGH; encoded by the coding sequence ATGCCCATGGATACAACCGCGGATCTCATAATATTTTCTCAAGCATTCCCACCGGAAAAGGGAGGCAACGCATCAAGAATGGGGGACTTGTATAAATACCTCACCAAGTTTGGAGTTAAGATTACCGTCATTTCTGCCATCGAGACTTATCCCTTTGGAAGCTTCCCCCGAGAACTCAAGCTCTCAAAAAGAGAGGGGGATATAATCAGACTTTTTACATACCAACCCAAAGAAGACGCCTCAAATATTGAACGGGCCTTATACTACACCCTCTTCCCAATCTTTGCGAGTATTTGGTTGATTTTAAACAAAAAATCTACAGATGTAATCCTAATAACTTCTCCACCTCCCCAAATGTATATTGTGGCCCTTATCGGAAAAATTCTGAAGAAGAAGGTTATAGTAGATATTAGAGATCTATTCTTGGACGTCAGCGTTAGTCTCGGCTTTATAAAGAGAGGGAGTATTGTTGAGAGAGTTTTTAGGTTTCTAGAGTCCAAAGCCCTTCAAACCGCTAATGCCATAACCCTTGTTACTCCCAAGATAAGACGCCAACTGGTTGAGGAATATGGAATAGACCCCGCCAAATGCTATGTTGTTCCAAACGGTGTTGATCTAGAAACATTCAAATGTGAAAAACCAAAAAGAAAACCCCAAATGGTCTATACTGGCTATTTTGGACATGCTCAGGATTTCGACACGTTTTTGGAAGCCTATGCTCTGGTTGATGAAAAAGATAGAATACCCTTGATCCTTGCAGGAAGTGGGGAAAACCTCAAAGAAACTCTAGAAAAGGCTGAAAAACTTGGCTTGTCCAAGTGGGTAAGCTACATCGGAATGCTTTCAAGAAAGGAAGTCGTCAATCTTCTCTGCTCTTCCACCATTGGTGTGGCCCCAATAAAAGCTGATGAGAGCTTAAAATATGCAATACCCTCAAAAATCTATGAATACCTCGCATGTGGTCTTCCATTTGTGGGAGTTGGAATTGGGGAAATTGAGCGAGTGGCCAAAGAAAGCCAGGCAGGATGCGTGGGGAAGACCCCTAAAGAGGTTGCTAAATGCATTAAAAAACTCTTAAGCTCAAACCCACAAAAAATGAGGATATATGGGCTAAGGTATGTCTCCCAATATAGTCGGGAGGCCTCGGCGAGAAAGTTTTTACACGTGCTTGATTTAGTGAGGGAGCAACATGAAAAAGGCCATTGA